From one Heterodontus francisci isolate sHetFra1 chromosome 17, sHetFra1.hap1, whole genome shotgun sequence genomic stretch:
- the emc8 gene encoding ER membrane protein complex subunit 8, which yields MTLFRLTTQAYCKMLLHAAKYPHCAVNGILVAEKHKRKDGQLVLFVDCVPLFHGTLALAPMLEVALTLVDSWCKENNYVIAGYYQANERMKDTSPNQVAEKVASRIAENFSDAALIMVDNLKFTMECEEQSIVVYEHHENKWRCKDPNTDFCEDWSEVQRITSCLLDGKSYDSLVDFDNHMDDIRNDWTNPEINKAVLHLC from the exons ATGACTCTGTTTAGACTGACCACCCAGGCTTACTGTAAGATGCTGCTACATGCCGCCAAGTACCCGCACTGCGCCGTCAATGGCATCCTGGTGGCTGAGAAacacaagaggaaggatggccagCTCGTACTCTTCGTGGACTGTGTCCCGCTCTTCCACGGCACCCTGGCTCTGGCACCCATGCTAGAAGTGGCTTTGACTCTG GTTGACTCTTGGTGCAAAGAAAATAACTACGTAATAGCTGGATACTACCAAGCAAACGAGCGTATGAAGGACACCAG CCCAAACCAGGTTGCTGAAAAAGTTGCCTCTCGGATTGCAGAAAACTTCAGTGATGCTGCCCTAATCATG GTGGACAATCTCAAATTTACTATGGAGTGTGAAGAACAATCGATTGTAGTATATGAGCACCATGAAAATAAATGGCGATGCAAAGACCCAAATAC TGATTTCTGTGAAGATTGGTCGGAGGTGCAGCGAATCACCAGCTGCCTCCTGGATGGTAAATCCTATGACTCCTTGGTGGATTTTGATAACCACATGGATGATATCCGGAATGACTGGACAAACCCAGAAATCAACAAAGCTGTTCTTCACCTCTGCTGA